One window from the genome of Ailuropoda melanoleuca isolate Jingjing chromosome 5, ASM200744v2, whole genome shotgun sequence encodes:
- the LOC100484588 gene encoding dynein light chain 1, cytoplasmic: MCNQKAMMKNANMLKEMQQDSMECAIQALEKYNIEKDIVAHIKKGFDEEYNPTWDCIMVRNFGGYVTHETKHFIYFYLGQVAILLFKSD, translated from the coding sequence ATGTGCAACCAAAAGGCCATGATGAAAAATGCCAACATGTTGAAGGAGATGCAACAGGACTCAATGGAATGTGCTATTCAGGCATTGGAGAAATACAACATAGAAAAGGACATTGTGGCCCATATTAAAAAGGGGTTTGACGAGGAGTACAACCCCACCTGGGACTGCATCATGGTGAGAAACTTTGGTGGTTATGTGACACATGAAACCAAACACTTCATCTACTTTTATCTGGGCCAAGTGGCCATTCTTCTGTTCAAATCTGATTAA